In one window of Streptomyces kaniharaensis DNA:
- a CDS encoding phospholipase D-like domain-containing protein — protein MLDHQSRSSGRRLAGSALALVAAVGALPVAPAFADPAPVPAPGPVVEADGTPHLDAVEQTLRQVSPGLEGTVWQRTAGNRLDAPAGDPGRWLLQTPGCWGDPSCTERTGTRHLLDKMRENISRATRTVDISTLAPFPDGAFHDAIVDGLKASVAAGNTPHVRILAGAAPLLNITAVPSKYRDELVAKLGDSAGSVTVEVASMTTAKTAFSWNHSKLLVVDGQSVITGGINNWKGDYLDTAHPVTDVDLALNGPAAASAGAYLDTLWDWTCRNTGTFSAAWFASSHGATCTPDLEKRLNPPADRAPRTGGLPVIAVGGLGVGIRNTDHASAYRPGPLPGADFRCGPIRLHDNTNGDRDYETVNPEENALRALIASANSRIDISQQDVTGTCPPLPRYDVRLFDLLATKLADGVKVRIVVSDPGNRGTVGSGGYSQIKSLNEISDTLASRLTARLGDPAKAKAAMCHNLQLAPYRAAPTSTWADGHPYALHHKLVSVDGSAFFIGSKNLYPAWLQDFGYVVEDRTAAAQLNDQLLAPQWQYSQAAATFDYSRGLCQG, from the coding sequence GTGCTCGATCACCAGTCCCGAAGTTCCGGCCGCCGTCTTGCCGGTTCCGCGCTGGCCCTCGTCGCTGCCGTCGGCGCGCTGCCCGTCGCCCCCGCGTTCGCCGACCCGGCTCCCGTCCCGGCCCCGGGCCCGGTCGTGGAAGCCGACGGCACACCGCACCTGGACGCGGTGGAGCAGACGCTGCGTCAGGTCTCCCCCGGCCTCGAGGGAACGGTGTGGCAGCGCACGGCGGGCAACCGGCTCGACGCACCGGCCGGCGATCCGGGCCGCTGGCTGCTGCAGACCCCCGGCTGCTGGGGCGACCCCTCCTGCACCGAGCGCACCGGCACCCGCCACCTGCTCGACAAGATGCGCGAGAACATCTCGCGCGCCACCCGCACCGTCGACATCTCGACCCTCGCACCGTTCCCGGACGGCGCGTTCCACGACGCCATCGTGGACGGCCTCAAGGCGTCGGTGGCCGCCGGGAACACCCCGCACGTGCGGATCCTGGCCGGGGCCGCGCCGCTGCTCAACATCACCGCGGTCCCGTCGAAGTACCGGGACGAGTTGGTCGCCAAGCTCGGCGACTCCGCCGGCAGCGTCACCGTCGAGGTCGCCTCGATGACCACCGCCAAGACCGCGTTCTCCTGGAACCACTCCAAGCTGCTGGTCGTCGACGGGCAGAGCGTCATCACCGGCGGGATCAACAACTGGAAGGGTGACTACCTCGACACCGCGCACCCGGTCACCGACGTCGACCTCGCACTGAACGGTCCGGCCGCCGCCTCCGCCGGGGCCTACCTGGACACCCTGTGGGACTGGACCTGCCGCAACACCGGGACGTTCTCCGCCGCGTGGTTCGCCTCCTCCCACGGCGCCACCTGCACCCCCGACCTGGAGAAGCGCCTCAACCCGCCGGCCGACCGCGCGCCCCGCACCGGCGGCCTGCCGGTGATCGCCGTCGGCGGCCTGGGCGTCGGGATCCGCAACACCGACCACGCCTCCGCCTACCGTCCGGGCCCGCTGCCCGGCGCCGACTTCAGGTGCGGCCCGATCCGCCTGCACGACAACACCAACGGCGACCGCGACTACGAGACGGTCAACCCGGAGGAGAACGCCCTGCGCGCGCTGATCGCGAGCGCCAACAGCCGCATCGACATCTCCCAGCAGGACGTGACCGGCACCTGCCCGCCACTGCCCCGCTACGACGTGCGGCTCTTCGACCTGCTCGCGACCAAGCTCGCCGACGGCGTGAAGGTCCGCATCGTGGTCAGCGACCCCGGCAACCGGGGCACGGTCGGCAGCGGCGGCTACTCACAGATCAAGTCCCTGAACGAGATCAGCGACACCCTCGCCTCCCGCCTCACCGCCCGCCTCGGCGACCCGGCGAAGGCGAAGGCGGCGATGTGCCACAACCTCCAGCTCGCCCCGTACCGCGCCGCCCCCACCTCGACCTGGGCCGACGGCCACCCCTACGCGCTGCACCACAAGCTGGTCTCGGTCGACGGATCCGCCTTCTTCATCGGCTCCAAGAACCTCTACCCGGCCTGGCTGCAGGACTTCGGCTACGTCGTCGAGGACCGCACCGCCGCGGCGCAGCTCAACGACCAGTTGCTCGCCCCGCAGTGGCAGTACTCGCAGGCCGCCGCGACGTTCGACTACAGCCGCGGCCTCTGCCAGGGCTGA
- a CDS encoding peptidase inhibitor family I36 protein produces MFKKTVAALAVAAGVALTMAPAAQAAPSNCNAGGLCVYYDANYNGRVQTVYQDNDDLSMYSNFNDSLGGSAFNNGNSCNVVVYAQKYAQGQGWILYRGQGWTEIKDNLPKILSNRWCTV; encoded by the coding sequence ATGTTCAAGAAGACTGTCGCCGCGCTCGCGGTCGCCGCGGGTGTCGCCCTCACCATGGCCCCCGCCGCCCAGGCCGCGCCGTCCAACTGCAACGCCGGTGGCCTGTGCGTCTACTACGACGCCAACTACAACGGCCGGGTCCAGACCGTGTACCAGGACAACGACGACCTCAGCATGTACTCGAACTTCAACGACAGCCTCGGTGGCTCGGCGTTCAACAACGGCAACAGCTGCAACGTCGTCGTCTACGCCCAGAAGTACGCCCAGGGCCAGGGCTGGATCCTGTACCGCGGCCAGGGCTGGACCGAGATCAAGGACAACCTGCCGAAGATCCTCTCCAACCGCTGGTGCACGGTCTGA
- a CDS encoding FAD-dependent monooxygenase codes for MPNSTRPHDSRTTSVLISGAGIAGTALAYWLERYGFRVTVVERAASLRGGGRAVDVRGSALQVIERMGLLEEVRASRTGLRGMSLVDEDGHELSRTTEWTASGGPVDGPDVEILRDELADLLAGAAGPGVRYRFDDAIDTLVQDQDGVQVRFRSGTEQSFDLVVGADGLHSHTRHLVFGPESDYLHPIGTYIAGWSAPNHLGLDHWEVLHQPASRTAWNCLAMTVRDNTELRVFVGFHSDEPIDHLLPRDPAQQRRLVAERCADLRWEVPRFLQAMWETDAFHYDAVAQIRMDRWSHDRVALLGDAGYCCSPLTGQGTSVALTAAYVLAGELHAADGDHRVAYPAYERRLRGHVAANQAILDLTGRRPGGDTVPAGTKDGAEPGAEAMAGFERPGPEMEAVFHAATVFDLPDY; via the coding sequence ATGCCGAACAGCACCCGACCGCACGACTCACGTACGACCTCGGTCCTGATCTCCGGCGCCGGAATCGCCGGCACCGCCCTCGCCTACTGGCTGGAACGCTACGGATTCCGCGTCACCGTCGTCGAGCGCGCTGCGTCGCTGCGCGGCGGCGGCCGGGCGGTGGACGTGCGCGGCAGCGCCCTCCAGGTCATCGAGCGCATGGGCCTGCTGGAGGAGGTCCGGGCCAGCCGCACCGGCCTGCGCGGCATGTCCCTGGTCGACGAGGACGGCCACGAGCTGAGCCGCACCACCGAATGGACGGCCAGCGGCGGCCCCGTCGACGGCCCCGACGTCGAGATCCTGCGCGACGAACTCGCCGATCTGCTCGCCGGAGCGGCCGGGCCCGGCGTCCGGTACCGCTTCGACGACGCGATCGACACCCTCGTCCAGGACCAGGACGGCGTCCAGGTCCGGTTCCGCAGCGGCACCGAGCAGTCCTTCGACCTCGTCGTGGGCGCCGACGGCCTGCACTCCCACACCCGCCACCTCGTCTTCGGCCCCGAATCCGACTACCTGCACCCCATCGGCACCTACATCGCCGGCTGGAGCGCCCCCAACCACCTCGGCCTCGACCACTGGGAGGTCCTCCACCAACCCGCCTCCCGAACCGCCTGGAACTGCCTGGCCATGACCGTACGGGACAACACCGAGCTCCGCGTCTTCGTCGGCTTCCACTCCGACGAACCGATCGACCACCTGCTGCCCCGCGACCCCGCACAGCAGCGCCGACTGGTGGCCGAACGCTGCGCCGACCTGCGCTGGGAGGTGCCGCGCTTCCTCCAGGCCATGTGGGAGACCGACGCCTTCCACTACGACGCCGTCGCCCAGATACGGATGGACCGCTGGTCGCACGACCGCGTCGCACTGCTCGGCGACGCCGGATACTGCTGCTCCCCGCTCACCGGCCAGGGCACCAGCGTGGCCCTGACCGCGGCCTACGTGCTGGCCGGGGAACTGCACGCGGCCGACGGCGACCACCGGGTGGCCTACCCCGCCTACGAGCGGCGGCTGCGCGGCCACGTGGCCGCCAACCAGGCCATCCTCGACCTGACCGGCCGCCGACCGGGCGGCGACACCGTGCCCGCGGGAACGAAGGACGGCGCGGAGCCCGGCGCCGAGGCCATGGCAGGCTTCGAGCGGCCCGGCCCGGAGATGGAGGCGGTCTTCCACGCCGCCACCGTCTTCGACCTGCCCGACTACTGA
- a CDS encoding YhjD/YihY/BrkB family envelope integrity protein produces MRTLTFWLRPAFALRVVNRFQRIVGFDRSTALASSAFTALIPLALLVTSILGRSRDLAGQIISRYGLTGGGADAVRALFSVTSGQDSGLSVFGSLFLLVSALSFARAAQRLFEQSWELTPLSVRNTANGLIWLLALAAYAITAGLLHSLLDGGRLGLAAAACQLPLTAVFLVWSGWMLTARRVARRDLIPFAVLAALLSALYSLAAGRYLPRLFDSYATRYGTLGAVFALITALFGAMLTVVGSCAVGREVHDELDRIAQGQVPPEDEIRQEWTNVVDQARQRWQTARSELTRRRQAHGGDPR; encoded by the coding sequence GTGAGGACCCTGACGTTCTGGCTCCGCCCGGCGTTCGCGCTGCGCGTCGTCAACCGCTTCCAGCGGATCGTGGGCTTCGACCGGTCCACCGCGCTGGCCTCCAGTGCCTTCACCGCGCTGATCCCGCTGGCACTGCTGGTGACCTCGATCCTCGGCCGGAGTCGGGACCTGGCCGGCCAGATCATCAGCCGCTACGGCCTCACCGGCGGCGGGGCCGACGCGGTCCGCGCACTGTTCTCGGTCACCAGCGGCCAAGACAGCGGCCTGAGCGTCTTCGGGAGCCTGTTCCTGCTGGTGTCGGCCCTGAGCTTCGCCCGTGCGGCCCAACGCCTGTTCGAGCAGAGCTGGGAACTGACGCCGCTGAGCGTGCGCAACACCGCGAACGGCCTGATCTGGCTCCTCGCGCTCGCCGCCTACGCCATCACGGCCGGCCTCCTCCACAGCCTCCTCGACGGTGGAAGGCTCGGCCTGGCCGCGGCAGCGTGCCAGCTGCCACTGACCGCCGTGTTCCTGGTCTGGAGCGGCTGGATGCTCACCGCCCGACGCGTCGCCCGACGCGACCTGATCCCCTTCGCAGTCCTCGCCGCGCTGCTCAGCGCCCTGTACTCGCTCGCGGCAGGCCGCTACCTGCCCCGCCTCTTCGACTCCTACGCCACCCGCTACGGCACGCTGGGAGCCGTCTTCGCGTTGATCACGGCGCTGTTCGGCGCGATGCTCACCGTCGTGGGCTCGTGCGCCGTCGGCCGGGAGGTGCACGACGAACTCGACCGGATCGCCCAAGGGCAGGTGCCGCCCGAAGACGAGATCCGCCAGGAGTGGACCAACGTGGTCGACCAGGCGCGGCAACGCTGGCAGACCGCGCGCAGCGAACTGACCCGCCGCCGCCAGGCCCACGGCGGCGACCCGCGCTGA